A single Aggregatilinea lenta DNA region contains:
- a CDS encoding class I SAM-dependent methyltransferase, whose protein sequence is MAENAHVNANVGRWYGFAETYDRYRPQPPAAVVDLLKILAQKPLNVVVDLGAGTGLSSRIWAGHAKEVIGIEPNPDMRKEAGVQTEMPDVVYRAGLSTSTGLEDGCADLVTISQALHWMEPEPTFIEVARILRPEGVFAAYDCDWPPAVHWQVEQAYNECMERAVEIEAALGLRQNVTQWAKDEHLGRIRASGQFRYVREVTLHSVEMGNADRLVGLAISQARVSRPLMNGASEEEIGLAKLREVARRTLGDDPQPWYFSYRVRIGIK, encoded by the coding sequence ATGGCCGAAAATGCGCACGTGAACGCGAATGTAGGACGATGGTACGGCTTTGCGGAGACGTACGACCGCTACCGTCCTCAACCGCCTGCCGCCGTGGTGGATTTGTTGAAGATACTGGCCCAGAAACCGCTGAACGTCGTCGTGGATCTCGGCGCGGGCACCGGCCTCTCGTCGCGCATCTGGGCGGGTCACGCCAAGGAAGTGATCGGCATCGAGCCGAATCCCGATATGCGCAAGGAAGCCGGGGTGCAGACCGAGATGCCCGACGTGGTCTACCGCGCCGGGCTGAGCACGTCCACCGGGCTGGAGGACGGCTGCGCGGATCTGGTGACGATCTCACAGGCGCTGCACTGGATGGAGCCGGAGCCGACCTTTATCGAAGTCGCGCGCATTTTGCGCCCGGAAGGCGTGTTCGCCGCCTATGACTGTGACTGGCCGCCTGCCGTCCACTGGCAAGTAGAGCAGGCGTACAACGAGTGTATGGAGCGCGCAGTCGAGATCGAAGCCGCGCTCGGCCTGCGCCAAAACGTCACGCAGTGGGCCAAGGACGAGCACCTGGGCCGCATTCGCGCCAGCGGGCAGTTCCGTTATGTGCGCGAGGTCACGCTGCACAGCGTCGAGATGGGCAACGCCGACCGCCTGGTCGGGCTGGCGATCAGCCAGGCGCGCGTCTCGCGTCCGCTGATGAACGGCGCCAGCGAAGAGGAGATCGGTCTCGCGAAGCTGCGCGAGGTCGCACGGCGCACGCTGGGCGACGACCCGCAGCCGTGGTACTTCAGCTACCGGGTGCGGATCGGGATCAAGTAG